A stretch of the Cyprinus carpio isolate SPL01 chromosome B4, ASM1834038v1, whole genome shotgun sequence genome encodes the following:
- the LOC109077368 gene encoding gastrula zinc finger protein XlCGF57.1-like isoform X2 has product MVLKEERQEQNETKDKDQNEKHHDFKTEEESISCSQTEKTSSPKKAQKTQTTNLYSHLRIHTGERPFTCQQCGEIFNRKESLKFHMKTHTEKKLFICSQCGNGFTRKYHLNAHMIIHTGERPYSCKLCGKSFTRNGDLKTHIRAHTGEKPYICNQCGKSFTQNSHLNVHMRSHTGEKPFTCKLCGKNFTQNSHVNVHMRSHMEKNPFICSQCGKCFTQKITLDAHMIIHTGEKPFVCQQCGKSFTQKKILNAHMRVHTVDKPFTCPQCEKSFTDKANLKTHIRIHTGENPFTCDQCGKSFRYNVNLIYHAKIHSEKSFKCHQCERSFTDKNHLQDHVITHIGEKPFMCHHCGKSFTREGSLNIHKVVHTGEKPYKCHQCEKSFTCLSSMKRHLRTHSEKKSQFSSE; this is encoded by the coding sequence ATGGTGCTGAAAGAGGAGCGTCAAGAACAGAATGAAACAAAAGACAAGGATCAAAATGAGAAACATCATGATTTCAAAACTGAAGAAGAATCGATTAGTTGCTCACAGACTGAAAAGACTTCCTCACCAAAAAAAgctcaaaaaacacaaactacaaaCCTTTATTCACACCTtagaattcatactggagagagacctttcacctgccaacagtgtggagaAATTTTCAATCGTAAAGAAAGCCTTAAATTCCACATGAAAACTCACACTGAAAAGAAACTGTTCatatgctctcagtgtggaaatgGTTTTACACGGAAATATCACCTTAATGCCCACATGatcattcacactggagagagaccttacTCCTGTAaactgtgtgggaagagttttacaCGAAATGGAGATCTTAAGACTCACATAAGagctcacactggagagaaaccttacatatgtaatcagtgtggaaagagttttacacagaatAGTCACCTTAATGTCCACATGAGAagtcacacaggagagaagcctttcacttGCAAATTGTGTGGGAAGAATTTTACACAGAATAGTCACGTTAATGTCCACATGAGAAGTCACATGGAAAAGAATCCATTCatatgctctcagtgtggaaagtgttttacaCAGAAAATAACCCTTGATGCCCACATGatcattcacactggagagaagccatttgtatgtcagcagtgtggaaagagttttacacagaaaaaaatccttaatgcccacatgagagttcacactgtagacaagcctttcacctgccctcagtgtgaaaagagtttcacAGATAAAGCAAACCTAAAGACTCAcattagaattcacactggagagaatccattcacatgtgatcagtgtggaaagagtttcagatatAATGTAAACCTTATTTATCACGCGAAGATTCACTCAGAGAAGAGTTTTAAATGTCATCAGTGCGAAAGGAGTTTCACAGACAAAAATCACCTTCAGGATCATGTAATAACTCACATTGGAGAAAAGCCTTTCatgtgccatcactgtggaaagagtttcacaagaGAAGGAAGCCTCAACATTCACAAGgtagttcacactggagagaaaccttacaagtgtcaTCAGTGTGAGAAGAGTTTCACATGTCTGAGCAGCATGAAACGTCATTTGCGAACTCATTCTGAGAAGAAATCGCAATTTTCCTCAGAGTGA
- the LOC109077368 gene encoding gastrula zinc finger protein XlCGF57.1-like isoform X1 — protein MEFIKDESEDMKIEETFRVKEEDTETQTDLMVLKEERQEQNETKDKDQNEKHHDFKTEEESISCSQTEKTSSPKKAQKTQTTNLYSHLRIHTGERPFTCQQCGEIFNRKESLKFHMKTHTEKKLFICSQCGNGFTRKYHLNAHMIIHTGERPYSCKLCGKSFTRNGDLKTHIRAHTGEKPYICNQCGKSFTQNSHLNVHMRSHTGEKPFTCKLCGKNFTQNSHVNVHMRSHMEKNPFICSQCGKCFTQKITLDAHMIIHTGEKPFVCQQCGKSFTQKKILNAHMRVHTVDKPFTCPQCEKSFTDKANLKTHIRIHTGENPFTCDQCGKSFRYNVNLIYHAKIHSEKSFKCHQCERSFTDKNHLQDHVITHIGEKPFMCHHCGKSFTREGSLNIHKVVHTGEKPYKCHQCEKSFTCLSSMKRHLRTHSEKKSQFSSE, from the exons atggagtttattaaagatgaaagtgaagacatgaagattgaagaaacattcagagttaAAGAagaagatactgagacacaaacag ACCTGATGGTGCTGAAAGAGGAGCGTCAAGAACAGAATGAAACAAAAGACAAGGATCAAAATGAGAAACATCATGATTTCAAAACTGAAGAAGAATCGATTAGTTGCTCACAGACTGAAAAGACTTCCTCACCAAAAAAAgctcaaaaaacacaaactacaaaCCTTTATTCACACCTtagaattcatactggagagagacctttcacctgccaacagtgtggagaAATTTTCAATCGTAAAGAAAGCCTTAAATTCCACATGAAAACTCACACTGAAAAGAAACTGTTCatatgctctcagtgtggaaatgGTTTTACACGGAAATATCACCTTAATGCCCACATGatcattcacactggagagagaccttacTCCTGTAaactgtgtgggaagagttttacaCGAAATGGAGATCTTAAGACTCACATAAGagctcacactggagagaaaccttacatatgtaatcagtgtggaaagagttttacacagaatAGTCACCTTAATGTCCACATGAGAagtcacacaggagagaagcctttcacttGCAAATTGTGTGGGAAGAATTTTACACAGAATAGTCACGTTAATGTCCACATGAGAAGTCACATGGAAAAGAATCCATTCatatgctctcagtgtggaaagtgttttacaCAGAAAATAACCCTTGATGCCCACATGatcattcacactggagagaagccatttgtatgtcagcagtgtggaaagagttttacacagaaaaaaatccttaatgcccacatgagagttcacactgtagacaagcctttcacctgccctcagtgtgaaaagagtttcacAGATAAAGCAAACCTAAAGACTCAcattagaattcacactggagagaatccattcacatgtgatcagtgtggaaagagtttcagatatAATGTAAACCTTATTTATCACGCGAAGATTCACTCAGAGAAGAGTTTTAAATGTCATCAGTGCGAAAGGAGTTTCACAGACAAAAATCACCTTCAGGATCATGTAATAACTCACATTGGAGAAAAGCCTTTCatgtgccatcactgtggaaagagtttcacaagaGAAGGAAGCCTCAACATTCACAAGgtagttcacactggagagaaaccttacaagtgtcaTCAGTGTGAGAAGAGTTTCACATGTCTGAGCAGCATGAAACGTCATTTGCGAACTCATTCTGAGAAGAAATCGCAATTTTCCTCAGAGTGA